CGAGGCGTTGTACTCCGGTGACGAGATGACGAACGCGTCGCTCTCGAGGAGCCTGCGCTGCAGCTCGCGTGCGCCGGGGGGGATGCCGTCGCGGGCCTCCCCATCGCCGTCGTAGAGCGGGACGTCGAAGTCGTGCATCGACGCAAGGTCCACCGAGGCGCCCGCACGCTCCGCGACGCGGGCCGCGAGCGCGGCGAGCTTTCCGTTGAGCGACTCGCGCCGAAGAGACGCCGAGAACACGAGCACCTTGAGGCCGGGCGAAGGTCGATTTTCCATGGCTGCTCCCTTGGCTTACGCGAGGTCGAAGAGTAGCGCCTCTGCGGGCTCCCGTGCGGCGATCACGAGACGTTCCTCTTCCGACACGGCGGCGCCATCGCCAGCCCGCAGCTCCACGCCGTTCAGCTCCACGATCCCGCGCGCGACCTGGAGCCAGGCATGCCTGCCGGGAGCGATCTCGTGGGCCACGCTCTCGCCCTCGGAGAGGAGCGTGCCGAAGATCTTCACGTCCTGGTGGATCCGGAGCGAGCCCTGCTCGCCCGTCGGCGAGACCAACACGCGGAGCACGCCTCGCCGCTCCTCCTCGGAGAACGCCTTCTGCTCGTAGCCTGGAGGGAGGCCGCCCTTCTCCGGGAGGATCCAGATCTGGAGGAAATGGACCTCCTCGTCAGAGGGATTCGTTTCGCTGTGCATCACGCCGGTGCCGGCAGTCATCCGCTGCACCTCACCCGGTCGCAGCACGCCCGCGGAGCCCGTGCTGTCGCGGTGCTCCAGCGCCCCGGACAGGACATAGGAGATGATCTCCATGTCGCGGTGGCCGTGGCGTCCGAAGCCGTTGCGGGCCTCGACCCGATCCTCGTTGATCACGCGAAGCGCCCGGAAGCCCATGTGCTTCGGGTCATGGTAGTCCGCGAACGAGAAGGTGTGGCTGCTCCGCAGCCAACCGTGATCGGCGTGTCCGCGGTCCGTGGCTCTCCGAATCGTCAGCATGTTCTCTCCTTGGATCTGCGACGCAGCTCGCGCCGCAGCGCTTTCGTCGTCTCAGGCACCAACCTGGTCGAAACTAGCTTCGTTCTCTCATCTGCACTAGTCTTCGACTTGGCAACCGACTGTTGCCATGGCAGCAACAAAACCAGAGGCACGCCATGGACCTCAACGACGTCCTCACCTTCGCCCAGGTCGTACAGTCCGGCAGCTTCACCGCCGCCGCCCGCAAGCTGGGCATCCAGAAATCGGGCGCGAGCCGGCGGGTGGCGGCCCTGGAAGAGAGCCTCGGAACGAGGCTCCTGCAGCGTACCACCCGCGCGCTACGGCTCACGGACGAGGGCCGCGTCTTCTACGACCACTGCTTGCGGGCGCTCGCCGAGCTGGAGGATGGGAAGCTGGCGCTCGGCGGGATGGTGGCCAACCCGCGCGGCGTGCTCCGGGTTACCGCCCCGCTCTCCTTCGGGTTCGTCGGCCCGATCGTCGCGGAGTTCCTCCAGCGCTGGCCCGAGATGGAGGTCGAGCTGGTCTGTACCGACCGCGTGGTCGATCTCGTCGAGGAGGGATTCGACGTCGCGATCCGCGCGGGAACGCTTCCCGATTCGTCCCTCATCGCCAGGCGAATCGGCTCACTGCCCCGCTTCCTGGTCGCGAGCCCGTCCTACCTGCGGCGGAGGCGGCCGCCGCGCCAGCCGGCCGATCTCGCCACGCACGACTGTGTGTCGTTCGGAACGCGGCGGTCCCCCTGGCTCCTGCAATCGGAAGGAGAATCGATCGAGGTCTCCGTCTCCTCACGTCTTTTGGTCAACGACTTCGATCTCCTGCGCCAAGCGGTCGTCGCTGGCCTCGGCATCGGCCTCCTCCCGGAACCCGACTGCGTGCTCCCCCTCACCGAAGGCCGGCTGAAACAGCTCCTCCCGGCGTGGACCAGCGTCGACACGCCGATTCACGCGGTCTATCCGAGCTTGCGACACCTATCGTCCAAGACGAAGGTCTTCGTCGATCACCTCCAAGCTCGGATGGGCCAGCCGCTCGAGCGATCCATCAACCGGACGCAGGATCCCGCGTCCGGTTGAGGCGGAAAGAAGCGGCGCCCGCCCGTAACCTTCACGTTGGCGTGAGCGCGAAGAAGCGCTCAGAAGACCGTGCCGTGTTCCACGCGCAGCGACCGCGTCGTGACGTGAGCAGCGAAGGTGTCGTCGTGGGTGACCAGCACGACGGCGCCTGGATACCCCTCGAGCGCCGCCTCCAAGCGCTCGACGCTCGGCAGGTCCATGTGGTTCGTTGGCTCGTCCATCACCAACGCCCAGACCTGCCCAGCGAGTGCCTCAGCGAGCACCAGTTTCCTCGCTTCTCCCGGCGAGAGGTGAGCGGCCTGGGCTCGGAGCACGCGCTCGGGCTCACTGCCCAGCGCGGCGAAGATCGACAGGACGCGACCGCGCTCTTCGGGTTTGAGCCCGTGAAGGCGCGCCAGGGCTTCGGCCTTCGCTGCGTCCGAGAGCTCTTGGGGCAGGTACAGCATGCGCTCGCGTCGGGCGTAGGACGCGACCAGCGCTTCGAGCAGGGTGGTCTTCCCCGCTCCGTTGGGCCCCTCGATGCGCACGCGGTCCTCGCGACCGATCGTGATGCGAACATCGTAGAGCACGGGATGTTCGCCACGCAGCACGACGTCCTCGCCCACGTGGAAGAGGATTGGGCTCGGGGCACGTTCGAAGGTCGCGAAGATCTTCCCTCCGAGCGTCGGATCTCGCTCCACGGTGGGGACGTCCCGCTGGGCGCGATCCAGCTCCGTGCGAGCGGCCGACGCGACACGCCCCGCTT
The Vulgatibacter incomptus DNA segment above includes these coding regions:
- a CDS encoding pirin family protein, with the translated sequence MLTIRRATDRGHADHGWLRSSHTFSFADYHDPKHMGFRALRVINEDRVEARNGFGRHGHRDMEIISYVLSGALEHRDSTGSAGVLRPGEVQRMTAGTGVMHSETNPSDEEVHFLQIWILPEKGGLPPGYEQKAFSEEERRGVLRVLVSPTGEQGSLRIHQDVKIFGTLLSEGESVAHEIAPGRHAWLQVARGIVELNGVELRAGDGAAVSEEERLVIAAREPAEALLFDLA
- a CDS encoding LysR family transcriptional regulator, with protein sequence MDLNDVLTFAQVVQSGSFTAAARKLGIQKSGASRRVAALEESLGTRLLQRTTRALRLTDEGRVFYDHCLRALAELEDGKLALGGMVANPRGVLRVTAPLSFGFVGPIVAEFLQRWPEMEVELVCTDRVVDLVEEGFDVAIRAGTLPDSSLIARRIGSLPRFLVASPSYLRRRRPPRQPADLATHDCVSFGTRRSPWLLQSEGESIEVSVSSRLLVNDFDLLRQAVVAGLGIGLLPEPDCVLPLTEGRLKQLLPAWTSVDTPIHAVYPSLRHLSSKTKVFVDHLQARMGQPLERSINRTQDPASG